A genome region from Penaeus monodon isolate SGIC_2016 chromosome 14, NSTDA_Pmon_1, whole genome shotgun sequence includes the following:
- the LOC119580573 gene encoding uncharacterized protein LOC119580573, with the protein MGFGTLYFKRQDFSDRIGVTLSCLIVIAALFSQITFTIPPSSSPKVIDVYFFYFIVRLFITFAHHGVFAFLRGARAREIADREDSGAEDPARVTRNHPHVGEDFEREKFDVLASDGEPHLQRSPIATNMTRKKTWGKCSCFPECRVRKASGRQGAARSF; encoded by the exons ATGGGTTTTGGGACCCTTTACTTCAAGAGACAAGATTTCAG TGA CCGGATTGGCGTGACTCTCTCCTGCCTCATCGTCATCGCTGCCCTCTTCTCTCAAATCACCTTCACGATCCCGCCGTCATCCTCCCCGAAGGTCATCGAcgtctacttcttctacttcatcGTCCGCCTCTTCATCACCTTCGCCCACCACGGCGTCTTCGCCTTCCTCCGCGGCGCCAGAGCCCGGGAAATCGCCGACCGTGAGGACAGCGGCGCGGAGGACCCAGCTCGCGTCACGAGGAACCACCCTCACGTCGGAGAGGACTTCGAAAGGGAGAAGTTCGACGTCCTGGCGAGCGACGGAGAGCCTCATTTACAACGAAGTCCTATAGCAACGAACATGACTCGGAAAAAGACTTGGGGAAAATGTTCATGTTTTCCCGAATGCCGTGTGCGTAAAGCATCGG GCCGCCAAGGAGCCGCACGCAGCTTTTAa